A genomic region of Trifolium pratense cultivar HEN17-A07 linkage group LG3, ARS_RC_1.1, whole genome shotgun sequence contains the following coding sequences:
- the LOC123915263 gene encoding LOB domain-containing protein 12-like encodes MSSSNSPCAACKYLRRKCTQECDFAPYFLPESPQRFANVHRVFGASNVAKLLKELNATDREDAVKSLAYEAESRIKDPVYGCVGLISMLQQRLKEIQHELHAAKKELSSYNLNPQTMQYLLAHPGTVIMPQQQQQWNNAQFAGFANNFPPEIAGGGGIVIRDGQQQQQDQEFMEAHQLLAAQQQYMLRYSGGHQMSGAAVSDVADGGQSLGMGNFDNGAGGGGGAGGGGGGAVGYYQIQQQGGGEQQQNYHHHNVSVPAAHGNPIEAQLLLSPQNQETGEDGKSVGSTHHSC; translated from the coding sequence ATGTCGTCATCAAATTCACCATGTGCAGCGTGCAAGTATCTCCGACGAAAGTGCACCCAAGAATGTGATTTCGCCCCCTATTTCCTCCCCGAAAGTCCACAGAGATTTGCTAATGTGCACCGTGTATTCGGTGCAAGCAACGTCGCTAAGCTCTTAAAAGAGCTTAACGCGACTGACCGTGAAGACGCGGTGAAATCCCTAGCATACGAGGCAGAGTCTCGCATAAAAGATCCGGTTTATGGCTGTGTTGGTTTGATCTCGATGCTCCAACAGCGGTTAAAAGAAATCCAACATGAGCTCCATGCCGCGAAAAAGGAACTCTCTAGTTACAATCTGAATCCTCAAACTATGCAGTACTTGTTGGCACATCCCGGAACGGTTATAATGCCTCAGCAGCAACAACAATGGAATAATGCTCAATTTGCGGGTTTCGCGAACAATTTTCCTCCTGAGATTGCTGGAGGAGGTGGGATAGTTATTCGTGATGGtcagcagcagcagcaagaTCAGGAGTTTATGGAAGCTCATCAGTTACTTGCTGCTCAGCAGCAGTATATGCTTAGGTATAGTGGTGGACATCAGATGAGTGGTGCTGCTGTTTCTGATGTTGCTGATGGTGGTCAGTCATTAGGAATGGGAAATTTTGATAACGGTGCTGGTGGCGGAGGCGGTGCTGGTGGCGGTGGCGGAGGCGCGGTTGGTTATTATCAGATTCAGCAACAAGGAGGAGGAGAACAACAACAGaattatcatcatcataatgTTAGTGTTCCTGCTGCTCATGGTAATCCAATTGAGGCACAGCTTCTGTTGTCTCCACAGAATCAGGAAACTGGTGAGGATGGTAAAAGTGTTGGAAGCACACATCATTCTTGTTGA